The bacterium genomic sequence TGACGACGATGGCTTCTGTTTCATCCCCGAGCACGCGTCCGTGGGCATGCACGCCGGGCCGCTGTTCGGCGCGCTCGGGGTTCTGGCTGCGGTGATTCGCGCGCGCGCGACGGGCGAGGGCTGCATGCTGGAAATCGCCCAGTCCGATGCCGCAGCCTATATGGACTGGTACCGAAGCGAGAGCCACAAGGCGTACGAACGCCCCGAAGATGTCGTGACCGGGAACAAGTCCGACAACTACGAACGACGCGCCGTGGGCACGGCCGGAATGAAGGAAGGGGTTCGCTACCAGATCTACGAGTCCTCCGACGGTCACGTGCTCTTCATGGCTTCGGAAAGGGCCTTCTGGAAGAACTTCTGTGAGGGCGTCGGTCGACCAGAGCTATTCGAAACCTGGCCGGGTGCGGTTTTCGCAGATCACGCGCGTGGCAATCGCGAGCTTCAGGCTCAGCTCAAAGAGATCTTCAAGACGAAGTCTTCCGCAGAGTGGATTTCGTTTGGTGACGAGCACAACACGCCGATCGCTCCGGTCAATTCACCAGAGACGATTGCGAGGGATCCGCAGTTTCAGGATCGCTTTCCCTGGTATTCCATCGAGAGGCACGGTGCAGAGATGCTGCCATTCCCGGTGAAGTATCAGAACGAAGAATTGCCCGAGCCCACGCACGCGCCGACCGTGGGGGAACACAGCGACAGCGTGCTC encodes the following:
- a CDS encoding CoA transferase, with amino-acid sequence MSKQAPLSGVRVIESSLLGPAAITTHLADLGAEVIKVESPTGDYIREMTWPIVEEVSLMHLHVNRGKKSLTLDLKTPEGVQVYRDLVKDADVVIEAMRPGSLERRGLGYEVLREDNPRIVFCNISGYGMTGPYKNLPAHGIAFDTWAGIINPAYDDDGFCFIPEHASVGMHAGPLFGALGVLAAVIRARATGEGCMLEIAQSDAAAYMDWYRSESHKAYERPEDVVTGNKSDNYERRAVGTAGMKEGVRYQIYESSDGHVLFMASERAFWKNFCEGVGRPELFETWPGAVFADHARGNRELQAQLKEIFKTKSSAEWISFGDEHNTPIAPVNSPETIARDPQFQDRFPWYSIERHGAEMLPFPVKYQNEELPEPTHAPTVGEHSDSVLGEVLGYDAEQIAKLRESGALG